One Klebsiella electrica genomic window, TGCCGATAAAGCCAAAGCCTTTACCCTGCGGTTTGCTGAGGAAACCGGCCTGCCCGGCGGCAGACATCACCAGCGAAGCATCGATCCGGCCGTTGAGCAGATCCGCCCACGCCATATTTTGATCTTTGTAGGACACCACCGTCACGCCGTGCTTCTCCCAGTGCTCTTTGGCAAAGGTTTCCTGAATCGACCCTTGCAGCACACCGATGGTTTTGCCTTTCAACCCTTCCGGGGTAGCCGTCATGCCGCTATCGGCTTTACCGACCAGTTGCGAGGGAATGCGATAAATCGGCTGCGTAAAATCGATGCTTTTGCGCCGCTGTTCAGTGATATTCATCGCCGAGTTAATGGCGTCGAACTTTTTCGCCACCAGCCCCGGGATCAGCGCATCAAACGACGTCTCCACCCAACTGCATTTCAGCTCGGCCGCCTGGCAAATGGCGTTGCCGAGGTCGATATCAAAACCTTCCAGCTCCCCAGCCGTGTTGCGGCTTTCAAACGGTGGATACTCCGCTTCCACGCCGTAGCGCAGTTCGTCGGCGGCAAACGCAGAGAAGGCAGACATCATCCCCAAAGCGAGGGTAAGAGCGGTAATTTTCATCTTCATCATGGGGCTCCTTAACGCGGCTTAACGTGACACAGTGCCTGCGCACCGGCCCGCAACGTGGCTTCATCTTTAGCAAAAGAGAGGCGAATCAATTTGTTATCAGTACCATCCGTATAAAACGCCGACAGCGGGATCGTCGCCACGCCATAGTCGGTTATCAACCGCTTCACCATCTCGCTGTCGCTTTCATCGCTGAAATGGCTGTAGTCGGCCAGCATGAAGAAAGAGCCCGCGCTCGGCAACAGGCGGAATGGTGAATCAGCCAGCAGCTGGCGGAGTAGATCCCGCTTCTGCTGGTAGAACGAGGCCAGCGAAAGCCAGGACTGGGGATCGGTCATATGCCCGGCAAAGGCGTATTGCATCGGCGTGTCGGCGGAGAACATCAGGAACTGGTGAACCTTGCAGATCTCATCCATCAGCACCGCCGGCGCAACACAGTAGCCCACGCGCCAACCGGTCACGTGGTAGGTCTTGCCGAACGATGAGATGATGACGCTGCGCTCAGCCAGCTGAGGATGGGTCGCCATCCCGTGGTGGTGTTCACCGTCAAAAACCACGTGCTCATACACTTCGTCCGACAAAATCACGATATCGGTATTGCGCGTCAGCGCCGCCAGCTGATCTAAATCAGCGCGGGAAAAGACCTGGCCGCTGGGGTTATGCGGCGTATTGACGATAATCATCCGCGTGCGCGGGGTGATGGCGGCGCGAACGTGATCCCAGTTGACGCTAAAGTCAGGCACCGTCAGCTTGATGGCCACCGGCGTCGCCCCCTGCAAACGGACAATCGGCGCATAGCTATCGAAAGAGGGTTCGAAGTAAATAACCTCATCGCCCGGATGCACCAGCCCGCCGATAGCCGAGTAGATCCCCTGGCTGGCGCTGGCGGTAATCAGGACTTCGCGGTCTACGTCATAGCGCGTACCGTACAGGGTGGCAATCTTCCCGGCAATTCGCTCCTTCAGCTCTGGCAGGCCGGTCATCGGCGCATACTGGTTATGCCCCTCTTCCATCGCCCGCGTGACTCCGGCAACCAGCCGGGCATCGCAGGCAAAATTCGGCGCGCCCTGAGAAAGGTTGATGGCATGGTGCTGAGCGGAAAGTTGACCGATCACGGTAAAAATGGTCGTGCCGACATCCGGCAGTTTGGAGCGCGTAGTCAGCGGGGAACGGAGACTCATAGTTAATCCTTTCTCATTTTATTTGCATAACCATTCAATCCAATGCATTCCCCGGCGACAACCGAATTGTTGTCATAGTAGCCATGCATTTTGCTCATACCTTGAGAAAAGAGACGGCCAGCCCGGCCATTGATATTCCCCGGACGGGCAATACAGGGCGCGTCCGGGAACGGCGCTGTCAGCTCCGGCAGCCGCGGACCGTTCGGGCCATTCTCAACGCGGGGGTCAGGATGGTCGGCAGGCCGACATAATTAGCCAGATCCCCAGCGCCAGCACGTTGTCCTTGAATTTTTGCGGGTCGATAAATACCGGGTCCCATTCGCGGAACAAAGCAGGCATACTGTCCATGATCAAAATGCATAGCTGGAGATGAGATGTCGCGAAGCGCCCTGCCTTTTCATGCCGTGGAAACCTTTCTGGTCACCGCCAGGCACCTTAACTTAACCCATGCCGCGCGCGAGCTCTGCCTGACTCAGGGCGCCGTCAGCCGCCAGATAGCGGCGCTGGAGGCGTGGTTTGGTTTCCCGCTTTTTGCCCGCCACGCGCGCGGGCTGCATCTTTCGCCGCAGGGCAGCGCGCTCTATCCCGAGCTGCAATCTGCCTTCGGCCATCTGCTCGCGGTAGCGGAGCAGGCTCGTCAACAGCAGACCGTGGTGCGCCTGAAGGCGCCGACCTGCGCCATTCGCTGGCTGGTTCCCCGGTTGGTCAGCATCGAGCGGCGTCACCCGGAACTGCAAATCGCCCTGACCACCACCACGGAACACGGCGTCAATTTCAGGACCGAACCCTATGACGCCGCCATCGTCTTCGGGACTCACCACAGCGTCGGCGATCTGCTGTTTGAAGAGGCGCTGACGCCGGTCAGCAGCGCGGCCCTGACCGGCGACAACAGGCTGAACGACGTCACTTTTTTGCACCCGACCCGCGATAAGACCGACTGGTCGCTATGGCTGGCGGCATCCTCCCCGGACGCCCCGCCGCCAATGCGTAAAAACCAGCACTTCGATACCATGGATCTGGCGATTACCGCTGCCATGCAGGGGCTGGGCGTCGCCATGGCTGACGCCACTCTGGTGGCTGAAGATGTGCGCGCCGGCCGTCTGGTGCGCCCTTTCGCCTTCAGCGTAAAAACCGGCGCCAGCTACCGGCTGGTGGTCCGCAGTTCGCAGAGCAAAGCCGACGGTCTGGCGCGGTTTCGGGAGGAGCTGGTTAATCCAGCGTAACGTGGTGGCGCATCACCCGGCGAAACAGCGCCAGCCGGGCGCGCATAAAGCGGTTTTCCAGCTTAAACCCGGCCCGTTTATGGAGCCCGATGCGCAGCAAACGATCGCGCCCGCGCAGGCTGGCGGGCCAGCGTACCACCCCCGGCAGTTCGCTGCAGCGATGCCCGGCAAGGCGGGCGAAGTTCGCCCAGTAATCGGCGACCTGAGCAGCAAACGCGCGGTCTTCCTCGCTGGCGTAGGTGCGCACCGGCTCGGCCAGGGTGAGCGTGTCAAACGCATAAGGCACTTCGTCGCCGTGCCACGCCCCGTGCGGACAGCTTTCCTCGGCACCGTGGGGAACATAGTCAAACCAGTAGCGCCAGCACGGCTGACCGACCCGCTGCTGGGCCTGCATCACCACGTAGCCCAGCGTGGTGAAGGCCATATCGCGGCACACTTCGCGCCCCAGATTCTCATCCCCCTTCACGCCGGGATAGAGCAGTTTGATCAGCCCAAGGCCAAAGCGCCGCTCGCGGCGCAGTTTTTGGATCTGCCCGGCGATATCGACGCCAAACACCGCCATCACGCTGGCCTCGTCGCTGTTAGAGCCAACCATCACCGGCATCGGATGCTGTCGACCGGCAAAAAAGACCTCCAGCATCGACTGCGGTAGCACCGCATCGCCGACGATTGGCGCCGGCCCGGTATTCAGCGGCGCGGTCAGCGACCAGAACGCCTGCGCCGGAATCGCCCGCAGCTGCGCGGCGCTGGCCTGCGGCAACGAGAAGTGTTCCGCCAGCAAACGCCCTTTCTCCAGCGCTTTTTCTCGCGGCAGATCCGGCAGCGTATAGCCGCTCTGAATGATGGCTTTATGGAACAGGCCGCGGGATTTCGGCGATACCATCAGCGAGAGCACGCTGCGCGCCCCGGCCGACTCACCAAACAGGGTGACGTTGGTAGCGTCGCCGCCAAAAGCGTGAATGTTATCCTGCACCCATTGCAGCGCGGCGATTTGGTCAAGGAGGGCAAAATTATACACCCGCTCGCCATCTTCCCCTTCCAGCGCCGGATGGGCGAAGAACCCGAGATGACCCAGCCGATAGTTGACGGTCACCACCACCACGTCGCGGGCCGCCAGCGCTTTGCCATCGTAAGGCGGCAGGCTACCGGCGCCGATGGTAAACCCGCCGCCATGCAGCCAGACCATGACCGGTAGCGGCTGAGTACGCCCGGCGGGCGCCCAGACGTTGAGGTAGAGACAATCTTCCGAAAAGCGACCGGGATCGCCGCCGCCCAGCTCACGGCAGTACTCAATATCCTGCCAGCTGGCGGCGGAGAAGGTATCGGCCTGGCGCACGCCCTGCCAGCGCGCGGGCGGTTGCGGCGCGCGCCAGCGAAGATCGCCGACCGGCGGCGCGGCGAAGGGAATGCCGCGCCAGAGATGAATGCCCTGTTCAGTGATACCGGATAACGTCCCCTGCCGGGTTTTGACCAGTGGGGTGGACGGGTTCTGCATGACCTGCTTCCTTTTACTGACGGTCTTACTGACTGTCGTCAATGATTCATGTCAGCAGAGTACCGGTTTCAGAGCAGACCGCAACGGCGTTTACTGCGCTCCTCCGCCTGTTGATAGAGGGCAAACTCATCGAGTACCGGGCAACCCAACGCCGTTTCAAAGGCGTCACGGCTGGCATTGCCGTGGCTGCGGGCCTGAGTTTCATTGCCGAGATTCGACTGGAAAATTCCTGCCGCGCTCACCGGTAAAAAATCTTCATAAATAATCGGTTGCGCCACCACCCAGCCGCGTTCGATCAACGGCTGCGGATCGTCGCCGGGGCCAAAGGCATGGCGATGGGCTTCCCCGGCGGGGGTCAGACGATAGCGGAACCACGCCAGCCCCTGCTGACGCAGCAGAAACTCACTGTCCGGAAACTGGCTGAATACCTCCTGCAGATGGCGCTGATGGTTGAGGTTGTCTTTGCCAACGCCAGCCTCGCTCAGCAAGCGATCGTACAGCGCCCGGCCTTTTGCCGTCAGCGCAATCCCGCGTTGCTCTATTTCGCCAAAACGCGCGCTGTGGGTCCCCTGATGCTCTCCGGCAAACATCACCGGCTCTTCAAGGGCCTTAAAACTGGTCTGGCGCAGCAGAATCGGCACCTCACGACGCGGCGGCCCTTCAATCAAGGCCTTCGGCACAATTCCGCCCCCCGGCATCAGCGCCTGCACCCGGTCGATATCCAGCGTGCGCGGCGTCAGATGGTTGATATGGCAGCCGGGGAAGCAGACCACATCGGCAATCAGCCGGTGCTCATTATGCAGCGCATGATAGGTGTCGGCGTCCACCGTTGCGTGGCTGTGCCAGCGGAACGTCTCCAGCGCTTCACGGACAAATTCCCGGGCCTGCGCCGGGGAAAAGTGGCCCTGCTCTTCGTGCACCGCAATCAGTTCGCGACAACGGGGGGTAAAAATATCGCGCCGGGCGAGGATCGCCGCCGCGCGCTGGCGCAGCTCAACGTTGGCAATCAGCTCCAGGCGCAGCAGCGAGGTAAAAATACGAAACGGATTACGCGCCAGCGCCGCATCATCAACCGGACGAAACGCGGTGGAGTGTACCGGCACGCCGGCCTGCGACAGGTCGTAATAACTGACGGGGAACATCCCCATAATGGCAAACATACGCCGCAGCGTCGCCAGTTCCTCCGCCGTGCCAACGCGGATCGCACCGTGGCGCTCGACGTTAAGCCGCGACAGCTCATCGGCATTCGCCAGTTGCTCATGCAGTTCATGATTATGTTCCAGCACCGCCAGATTTACGTCGGCCACCAGCTCCAGTAACGTCCCGTATTGTGGAACTTCCTGCTGGTACATTGCCGACATTGCCTGCGAAAAATTTTCCCGAATCTCATCTGCCGTGATGGTGTTCGCCATGATGCCTTACCTCCAGTGAATACTTCCTGGAGTGTAGAAAAGACCGCTGGCGACGGCGGGAAGAATTTACAAATTGTGATGAGGATAACCTGCCTCTGTCATCCGGGCGGCGCTGGGCATAACCGTGGGTTATGTAAAACGACCATTAATTTCACTTTAAATTAACAAAGCATTTACACACACTGTTTCTGGCGATATGACAATAACAAGCCCTCTACCGATTAAAACGGAGCCGCTACCCTATGAATGATAAATGGTCACCGCGCGAGGTCGTGCATCGCGACTATAGCAGTCACCCGCCCGCCTATGCCCCGGGCTACAAAACCAGCGTCCTGCGCTCGCCGCGCAATGCGCTGATCTCACTGCAGAATTCCCTGTCTGAAATTACCGGCCCGGTCTTCAGCCACGACGATCTCGGGCCGCTGGATAATGACCTGATCCTTAATTACGCCAAAGAAGGTCTGCCTATTGGCGAGCGTATTATTGTCCACGGCTACGTGCGCGACGGCTTCGGCCGCCCGATGAAAAACACGCTGGTCGAAGTGTGGCAGGCCAACGCTGGCGGCCGCTATCGACATAAAAAGGATCAGTATCTGGCGCCCATCGACCCCAATTTTGGCGGCTGCGGTCGGGTACTGACGGATGAAAACGGCTATTATTGCTTCCGCACCATTAAGCCGGGGCCCTATCCGTGGCGTAATCAGGTCAGCGACTGGCGCCCGGCGCATATTCACTTTTCCCTCTCCGGGGATGCGTGGGCGCAGCGCCTGATTACGCAAATGTATTTCGAGGGCGATCCGTTAATTAAACAGTGTCCGATCGTCAAAACCATCAATAACGACGAGGCGGTTCGCACGCTGATTGCCGAACTCGATACCCATGCCGCCGTGCCGCTGGATTGCCTCGCCTACCGCTTTGATCTTGTGCTGCGCGGTCATCGCGCGACGCTGTTTGAAAACCGCACTCAGGGGGCCGCCCGATGAAAGAGTATTTAGCCGAAACTGCCTCGCAGACCGCTGGTCCCTATGTACATATCGGCCTCGCCCCCGATGCCGCCGGTTTTCATATTTTTGAAAAGAATTTCGGTCCGCAGCTCACCACGCCGGATACCGAAGGCGAGCGCATTACTATCGAAGGCCGGGTGATCGATGGCTCCGGGACGCCGGTGCGCGATGTGCTGCTCGAACTCTGGCAGGCCAATGCCGCCGGGCGCTATCACCACCCCGACGATCGCCAGCAGGACAAAAAGCGTGATCCGGCCTTTCGCGGCTGGGGCCGCAGCTGCTCAGACTTTACCTCCGGCATCTGGCGTTTTGAGACCATCAAGCCGGGCGCCGTCGTTGGTCGCGATGGCCGGATGATGGCGCCGCACATCAATTTATGGGTGGTGGCGCGAGGCATCAATATTGGTCTCAACACGCGGATGTACTTCTCCGACGAGCAGGAGGCGAACCAGGCCGATCCGGTGCTGAATCTGATCGAGTGGGAGGTGCGTCGCCAGACGTTAATTGCCCAACGCGAGGTGCGCGGCAGTGAAATCGTCTACCGTTTTGATATTCACCTGCAGGGTGAAAACGAAACCGTCTTCTTCGATATTTGAATGACTTTCCGTCCGATTTTGCCCCGACCAGGTTCGGGGCGTCTGTTTTTTCAGCAAAATAAAAAATTTGTAATACAAGAGGGTGAAATGTTAATAATATTTTGCTATCAGGTTATCAAATTCCAATAACTTCGCTTGTCACCCACAGCGCTCTGTTTTTAACATCACTTATGGAAAAAAATGGTCTTTTTAGTCAGCGCATTCGCTTGCGCCATCTACATACTTTCGTGGCCGTCGCTCAACAGGGAACGCTGGGGCGTGCGGCTGAAACACTCAATCTGAGCCAACCTGCGTTATCAAAAACGCTCAATGAACTGGAGCAGTTGACCGGTACGCGACTGTTCGAGCGCGGGCGACTGGGCGCCCAGCTGACGCTGGTCGGTGAACAGTTTCTCACCCATGCGGTCAAGGTCCTCGATGCGCTGAATACCGCAGGCCAGGCGCTTAACCGCAAAGAGGGGCTGAATAACGATGTGGTGCGTATCGGCGCACTCCCGACCGCCGCGTTAGGTATTCTGCCCACTGTCATCGGCCAGTTTCATAAGCAGCAAAAAGATATCACCCTGCAGGTCGCGACCATGAACAACACCATGCTGCTGGCGGGCTTAAAATCGGGAGAGATCGATATTGGGATCGGGCGCATGTCTGACCCGGAGCTGATGAGCGGCCTCAACTACGAACTGTTGTTTCTCGAATCCCTGAAGCTGGTGGTGCGCCCCGGTCATCCGCTATTGCAGGAAACCGTGACCCTCAGTCGGGTGATGGAGTGGCCGGTCGTCGTCTCCCCCAAAGGCACGATTCCGCGGCAGAATGCGGAAACGCTGCTGCAAAGTCAGGGGTGCAAAATTCCCGCCGGCTGTATCGAAACCCTCTCCGCGTCGCTCTCGCGTCAGCTGACCGTGGATTATGACTACATCTGGTTCGTCCCTTCCGGCGCGGTCAAAGACGACCTGCGCCACGGGCTGCTGACCGCCCTGCCGGTGCCCACGCAGGGCGCAGGGGAACCGATCGGTATTTTGACGCGCGTCGATGCCGCCTTCTCATCCGGCGCACAAACCTTACTCAGCGCCATTCGCAAATCCATGCCGACATGATCAACGCCGGATATGGCACCTGACGCCCTGTCCGGCCCTTCTCCGCCCAGCTTTCTCGCCAGCCATCAGGCTTTTGACCGCCGTTGCCAGGCAGGAAGATCAGCGTGCTAATCAATTAATGCGGTATTGTTTATTAACAATTGCGCAAACTTCATTAACAGATTTATCATTACTTCGATTTCACCAAATGGTTCATTCGAAATCAATAG contains:
- a CDS encoding transporter substrate-binding domain-containing protein, with translation MKITALTLALGMMSAFSAFAADELRYGVEAEYPPFESRNTAGELEGFDIDLGNAICQAAELKCSWVETSFDALIPGLVAKKFDAINSAMNITEQRRKSIDFTQPIYRIPSQLVGKADSGMTATPEGLKGKTIGVLQGSIQETFAKEHWEKHGVTVVSYKDQNMAWADLLNGRIDASLVMSAAGQAGFLSKPQGKGFGFIGKPVADDTILGSGIGYGLRKGDEAIKKQLDAAIDKVRADGTITRLAAKYFPGIDVSIK
- a CDS encoding pyridoxal phosphate-dependent aminotransferase; the protein is MSLRSPLTTRSKLPDVGTTIFTVIGQLSAQHHAINLSQGAPNFACDARLVAGVTRAMEEGHNQYAPMTGLPELKERIAGKIATLYGTRYDVDREVLITASASQGIYSAIGGLVHPGDEVIYFEPSFDSYAPIVRLQGATPVAIKLTVPDFSVNWDHVRAAITPRTRMIIVNTPHNPSGQVFSRADLDQLAALTRNTDIVILSDEVYEHVVFDGEHHHGMATHPQLAERSVIISSFGKTYHVTGWRVGYCVAPAVLMDEICKVHQFLMFSADTPMQYAFAGHMTDPQSWLSLASFYQQKRDLLRQLLADSPFRLLPSAGSFFMLADYSHFSDESDSEMVKRLITDYGVATIPLSAFYTDGTDNKLIRLSFAKDEATLRAGAQALCHVKPR
- a CDS encoding LysR family transcriptional regulator — its product is MSRSALPFHAVETFLVTARHLNLTHAARELCLTQGAVSRQIAALEAWFGFPLFARHARGLHLSPQGSALYPELQSAFGHLLAVAEQARQQQTVVRLKAPTCAIRWLVPRLVSIERRHPELQIALTTTTEHGVNFRTEPYDAAIVFGTHHSVGDLLFEEALTPVSSAALTGDNRLNDVTFLHPTRDKTDWSLWLAASSPDAPPPMRKNQHFDTMDLAITAAMQGLGVAMADATLVAEDVRAGRLVRPFAFSVKTGASYRLVVRSSQSKADGLARFREELVNPA
- a CDS encoding carboxylesterase/lipase family protein; its protein translation is MQNPSTPLVKTRQGTLSGITEQGIHLWRGIPFAAPPVGDLRWRAPQPPARWQGVRQADTFSAASWQDIEYCRELGGGDPGRFSEDCLYLNVWAPAGRTQPLPVMVWLHGGGFTIGAGSLPPYDGKALAARDVVVVTVNYRLGHLGFFAHPALEGEDGERVYNFALLDQIAALQWVQDNIHAFGGDATNVTLFGESAGARSVLSLMVSPKSRGLFHKAIIQSGYTLPDLPREKALEKGRLLAEHFSLPQASAAQLRAIPAQAFWSLTAPLNTGPAPIVGDAVLPQSMLEVFFAGRQHPMPVMVGSNSDEASVMAVFGVDIAGQIQKLRRERRFGLGLIKLLYPGVKGDENLGREVCRDMAFTTLGYVVMQAQQRVGQPCWRYWFDYVPHGAEESCPHGAWHGDEVPYAFDTLTLAEPVRTYASEEDRAFAAQVADYWANFARLAGHRCSELPGVVRWPASLRGRDRLLRIGLHKRAGFKLENRFMRARLALFRRVMRHHVTLD
- the hglS gene encoding 2-oxoadipate dioxygenase/decarboxylase HglS; this translates as MANTITADEIRENFSQAMSAMYQQEVPQYGTLLELVADVNLAVLEHNHELHEQLANADELSRLNVERHGAIRVGTAEELATLRRMFAIMGMFPVSYYDLSQAGVPVHSTAFRPVDDAALARNPFRIFTSLLRLELIANVELRQRAAAILARRDIFTPRCRELIAVHEEQGHFSPAQAREFVREALETFRWHSHATVDADTYHALHNEHRLIADVVCFPGCHINHLTPRTLDIDRVQALMPGGGIVPKALIEGPPRREVPILLRQTSFKALEEPVMFAGEHQGTHSARFGEIEQRGIALTAKGRALYDRLLSEAGVGKDNLNHQRHLQEVFSQFPDSEFLLRQQGLAWFRYRLTPAGEAHRHAFGPGDDPQPLIERGWVVAQPIIYEDFLPVSAAGIFQSNLGNETQARSHGNASRDAFETALGCPVLDEFALYQQAEERSKRRCGLL
- the pcaH gene encoding protocatechuate 3,4-dioxygenase subunit beta; this encodes MNDKWSPREVVHRDYSSHPPAYAPGYKTSVLRSPRNALISLQNSLSEITGPVFSHDDLGPLDNDLILNYAKEGLPIGERIIVHGYVRDGFGRPMKNTLVEVWQANAGGRYRHKKDQYLAPIDPNFGGCGRVLTDENGYYCFRTIKPGPYPWRNQVSDWRPAHIHFSLSGDAWAQRLITQMYFEGDPLIKQCPIVKTINNDEAVRTLIAELDTHAAVPLDCLAYRFDLVLRGHRATLFENRTQGAAR
- the pcaG gene encoding protocatechuate 3,4-dioxygenase subunit alpha; the encoded protein is MKEYLAETASQTAGPYVHIGLAPDAAGFHIFEKNFGPQLTTPDTEGERITIEGRVIDGSGTPVRDVLLELWQANAAGRYHHPDDRQQDKKRDPAFRGWGRSCSDFTSGIWRFETIKPGAVVGRDGRMMAPHINLWVVARGINIGLNTRMYFSDEQEANQADPVLNLIEWEVRRQTLIAQREVRGSEIVYRFDIHLQGENETVFFDI
- a CDS encoding LysR substrate-binding domain-containing protein, producing MEKNGLFSQRIRLRHLHTFVAVAQQGTLGRAAETLNLSQPALSKTLNELEQLTGTRLFERGRLGAQLTLVGEQFLTHAVKVLDALNTAGQALNRKEGLNNDVVRIGALPTAALGILPTVIGQFHKQQKDITLQVATMNNTMLLAGLKSGEIDIGIGRMSDPELMSGLNYELLFLESLKLVVRPGHPLLQETVTLSRVMEWPVVVSPKGTIPRQNAETLLQSQGCKIPAGCIETLSASLSRQLTVDYDYIWFVPSGAVKDDLRHGLLTALPVPTQGAGEPIGILTRVDAAFSSGAQTLLSAIRKSMPT